A stretch of Ferribacterium limneticum DNA encodes these proteins:
- a CDS encoding nitrate reductase yields MRTEVKSTCCYCGVGCGVLIETENGVVTGLRGDPEHPANRGRLCTKGATLNQTMAPTYRLQFPEKRAVRGQAGQRLSWEVALDEAAERFATTIREHGPDSVAFYISGQLMTEDYYVFNKLAKGLIGTNNVDTNSRLCMSSAVAGYKQTLGADAPPCSYADILQAKVIFISGANPAVAHPIVFRYIEDAKAANPHLKIMVADPRRSETAEIADLHLPIKPGSDIALFNGMLHVLINEDLVDRAYVEAHTSGFEALAAIVKNYTPEKAAELCGIPAGDIIKAARWFGQSGASLSLYCQGLNQSAHGTHNNAGIIHLHLATGQIGKPGAGPFSLTGQPNAMGGREVGGLSNLLSAHRDLANPVHRAEMACFWGVPFVPANPGKSAVDLFKALKTGEIKAVWIACTNPAQSLPNQAAVREALQSAEYVVLQEAYGNTDTADYADLLLPASGWGEKHGTVTNSERCISRVLPAVKAPGEARHDWEIVVDFARRLGQKLDHAAAERLFPYADPEAIFNEHRESTRGRDLDITGLSYALLEAQGPQQWPYPEGASAGKVRLYEDGVFPTSDGKARFVAVEHLPTADATSPELPISLLSGRMRDHWHGMSRTGTVPRLFNLEDEPLLAMHPCDMRHRGLESGDLVKVSNGRGEMVVRITDRPGLLKGRAWMPMHWGSQFMNTPGANALACDVIDPYSKQPELKHAAVQIAKLDLPYPLAVVRRCSSQSEALALMQRARSALGHFPYATVGLYGRKSPLVVFRAASEAPTPENQIVEIDRLFGLDGNDGAIVYADAKRQVSKKAIALEGRLLGVRLAGETLAQAWLKQAMAEDELDASLIRFALAPSAKPPVTMVARNIICKCADVSDVQISKELESGADLPKLQDKLKCGTFCGSCVPDIKRMLAEHDKKVAAAA; encoded by the coding sequence ATGCGAACTGAAGTTAAATCTACCTGTTGTTACTGTGGCGTCGGCTGTGGCGTACTGATCGAGACCGAGAATGGGGTTGTCACCGGCTTGCGTGGTGACCCTGAACATCCGGCCAATCGTGGGCGCTTGTGCACCAAGGGTGCGACCCTTAACCAGACGATGGCTCCGACCTATCGTCTGCAGTTTCCGGAAAAGCGCGCTGTCCGTGGCCAAGCCGGGCAGCGACTCAGTTGGGAAGTGGCGCTTGACGAAGCGGCGGAGCGCTTTGCCACCACCATTCGGGAACACGGTCCTGACTCGGTGGCCTTTTACATTTCCGGCCAATTGATGACCGAAGACTATTACGTCTTCAACAAGCTGGCCAAAGGGCTGATCGGCACCAATAACGTCGATACCAATTCGCGTCTTTGCATGTCGTCGGCGGTGGCTGGCTACAAGCAGACGCTGGGGGCCGATGCACCTCCCTGCAGTTACGCAGACATCCTTCAGGCCAAGGTGATCTTCATCAGCGGCGCCAACCCCGCCGTTGCTCACCCGATTGTTTTTCGCTACATCGAAGATGCCAAGGCGGCCAACCCGCATCTGAAGATCATGGTTGCCGACCCGCGGCGTTCGGAAACCGCCGAGATCGCTGATCTTCACTTGCCGATAAAGCCAGGCAGCGACATTGCACTGTTCAACGGCATGCTGCATGTCCTGATCAATGAAGACCTGGTGGACCGGGCCTATGTCGAGGCGCACACCAGTGGCTTCGAGGCGCTGGCAGCAATCGTCAAAAATTACACGCCGGAGAAGGCGGCCGAGCTCTGCGGCATACCGGCTGGCGATATCATCAAGGCAGCGCGCTGGTTCGGCCAAAGCGGCGCTTCGCTTTCGCTCTACTGCCAAGGGCTGAACCAGTCAGCGCACGGCACGCACAACAATGCGGGAATCATTCATTTGCATCTCGCCACCGGCCAGATCGGCAAGCCGGGCGCTGGACCGTTCTCCCTGACCGGGCAGCCAAATGCCATGGGTGGGCGTGAAGTCGGCGGCTTGTCCAACCTGCTGTCGGCCCATCGTGATCTGGCCAACCCGGTGCATCGGGCCGAGATGGCCTGTTTCTGGGGTGTGCCCTTCGTTCCGGCCAATCCGGGAAAGTCGGCGGTCGACCTGTTCAAGGCGTTGAAAACCGGTGAAATCAAGGCAGTCTGGATTGCCTGTACCAATCCGGCGCAATCCCTGCCGAATCAGGCCGCTGTACGCGAAGCGCTGCAATCGGCTGAATACGTCGTGCTTCAGGAGGCCTACGGCAATACTGACACGGCCGATTACGCCGACTTGCTGCTGCCGGCCAGCGGCTGGGGTGAGAAGCACGGCACGGTAACCAATTCCGAGCGCTGCATCAGCCGCGTGTTGCCAGCGGTCAAGGCACCCGGGGAGGCGCGCCACGACTGGGAAATCGTTGTCGATTTCGCCCGGCGCCTGGGCCAGAAACTGGACCACGCGGCGGCTGAGCGCTTGTTTCCCTACGCCGATCCCGAAGCCATCTTCAACGAACACCGCGAATCGACACGCGGCCGTGATCTCGACATCACCGGCCTCTCCTATGCGCTGCTTGAAGCGCAAGGGCCGCAACAGTGGCCGTATCCGGAAGGCGCCAGCGCCGGCAAGGTCCGTCTTTACGAGGATGGCGTTTTTCCGACATCGGATGGCAAGGCGCGCTTCGTAGCGGTCGAACATCTGCCGACCGCCGATGCCACCTCGCCAGAACTGCCGATCAGTCTGCTTTCCGGGCGTATGCGCGACCACTGGCATGGCATGAGCCGGACCGGCACCGTGCCGCGTTTGTTCAATCTTGAGGATGAGCCCTTGCTCGCCATGCACCCCTGCGACATGCGGCACCGGGGCCTGGAGTCCGGGGATCTGGTCAAGGTCAGTAATGGCCGTGGCGAGATGGTTGTTCGCATCACGGATCGGCCCGGGCTGCTCAAGGGGCGTGCCTGGATGCCGATGCATTGGGGCAGCCAGTTCATGAATACACCTGGCGCCAACGCCCTGGCTTGCGATGTCATTGATCCTTATTCGAAGCAGCCCGAGTTGAAGCATGCGGCGGTGCAGATCGCGAAACTGGATCTGCCCTATCCGCTGGCGGTGGTACGTCGTTGCAGCAGCCAGTCGGAAGCCCTGGCACTAATGCAGCGTGCCCGCAGCGCCCTCGGTCATTTCCCTTACGCCACAGTCGGTCTGTATGGTCGGAAGAGCCCACTGGTGGTCTTCCGGGCGGCGAGCGAGGCACCGACTCCCGAAAATCAGATCGTCGAAATAGACCGTCTGTTCGGCTTGGACGGCAACGATGGGGCCATTGTCTATGCCGACGCAAAGCGCCAGGTGAGCAAGAAGGCCATTGCGCTTGAGGGGCGTTTGCTCGGCGTCCGGTTGGCCGGTGAAACCCTGGCGCAGGCCTGGTTGAAACAGGCGATGGCCGAGGACGAGCTCGATGCCAGCCTGATCCGCTTTGCCTTGGCGCCATCGGCCAAACCGCCGGTGACCATGGTGGCGCGCAACATCATCTGCAAGTGCGCCGATGTCAGCGACGTCCAGATCAGCAAGGAACTGGAAAGTGGGGCAGATTTGCCTAAACTTCAGGACAAATTGAAGTGTGGGACTTTCTGCGGCTCGTGTGTGCCGGACATCAAGCGCATGCTGGCCGAACATGATAAAAAAGTTGCGGCGGCAGCCTGA
- the ybiB gene encoding DNA-binding protein YbiB: MSYAHYIREIGRGAEGSRDLTSEDAQQLYAAMLDGGVPDLEMGAIILGLRVKGESLEEMLGFLAAIDERTHKLEIPHGRVRPVALPTYNGSRKEANLTPLLALLLQRFGVPVVVHGLLEGYGRVTTAQIFRELGVMPMASTTQAQIALDEKGLAFLPLSAMCPGIHNLLALRSRMGVRNSAHSLVKLINPCHGDTVLVAPATHPDFIDLMRDILLARGQRGLLLRGTEGEPFANPKRRPRLEFTHDGVVDTLFEAEHESLRALPNLPEAADAVSTAKWIRRVLDKQIPMPKPLANQLACLLYASGYAEDFNQAKAIVAVEATGLLMGGN, translated from the coding sequence ATGAGTTACGCACACTACATCAGGGAAATCGGGCGCGGGGCCGAAGGCTCGCGGGATTTGACCAGCGAGGACGCGCAGCAACTCTATGCCGCCATGCTCGATGGCGGCGTGCCCGATCTTGAAATGGGCGCCATCATCCTTGGCTTGCGGGTCAAGGGCGAGTCGCTCGAAGAAATGCTCGGCTTCCTGGCGGCCATCGACGAGCGCACACACAAGCTCGAAATACCGCACGGCCGGGTTCGTCCCGTCGCCTTGCCGACCTACAACGGCTCGCGCAAGGAGGCCAACCTGACCCCCTTGCTGGCACTGCTGCTCCAACGCTTTGGCGTACCGGTGGTCGTCCACGGCTTGCTCGAAGGTTACGGGCGGGTGACGACGGCCCAGATATTCCGCGAACTCGGCGTCATGCCCATGGCCTCGACCACCCAGGCGCAGATCGCGCTCGATGAAAAAGGCCTGGCCTTCCTGCCGCTCAGCGCCATGTGCCCCGGGATTCACAACCTGCTCGCCCTGCGCAGCCGGATGGGCGTTCGCAACAGTGCGCACAGCCTGGTCAAGCTGATCAACCCGTGTCATGGGGATACCGTCCTGGTCGCCCCGGCAACGCATCCTGATTTTATCGATCTGATGCGCGACATCCTGCTGGCCAGGGGGCAGCGCGGCTTGTTGCTGCGGGGCACCGAAGGCGAGCCTTTTGCCAACCCCAAGCGTCGTCCGCGTCTTGAATTTACCCATGACGGGGTGGTCGATACCTTGTTCGAAGCCGAGCACGAGAGCCTGCGTGCGCTGCCGAACCTGCCGGAAGCGGCCGATGCCGTCAGCACGGCCAAATGGATACGGCGCGTGCTCGACAAGCAGATTCCCATGCCCAAGCCCCTGGCCAATCAACTGGCCTGCCTGCTCTACGCCAGCGGCTATGCCGAAGATTTCAACCAGGCCAAGGCCATTGTGGCAGTTGAGGCAACTGGCCTACTGATGGGCGGTAACTGA
- a CDS encoding ClpXP protease specificity-enhancing factor, giving the protein MELPSTKPYLLRALWEWCCDNGFTPHIAVEVDERTRVPREFVREGQIVLNLGPTATNKLQIGNDYVEFQARFGGVARELSVPIERISAIYARENGAGMAFEVDGEEAMADETFVEAVESDVVSDEPPTEPPRPEGGRPKLQRIK; this is encoded by the coding sequence ATGGAGCTTCCGTCTACCAAGCCTTATTTGCTGCGCGCCCTGTGGGAGTGGTGCTGCGATAACGGGTTTACGCCGCATATCGCAGTCGAAGTCGATGAGCGGACTCGCGTCCCGCGCGAGTTCGTTCGAGAAGGTCAGATCGTCCTGAATCTGGGCCCGACAGCGACCAACAAGTTGCAGATCGGGAACGATTATGTCGAGTTCCAGGCTCGCTTCGGCGGGGTGGCGCGCGAACTGTCGGTGCCGATCGAGCGCATTTCTGCCATTTACGCACGAGAAAATGGCGCCGGAATGGCCTTCGAGGTTGATGGCGAAGAAGCGATGGCCGACGAGACCTTCGTTGAGGCAGTCGAATCCGATGTGGTCTCTGATGAGCCACCAACTGAGCCGCCACGCCCAGAAGGAGGGCGTCCCAAGTTGCAACGCATCAAATAG
- a CDS encoding glutathione S-transferase N-terminal domain-containing protein, with the protein MMNLYSGTTCPFSHRCRIVLFEKGMDFQVIDVDMFNKPEEMAAINPHNRVPVLVERDLVLFEPNIINEYIDERFPHPQLMPADPIMRARARQLLVGMEREIFSFMEVIEKNGKTADKARQEIKARLTEIVPIFNKQKFMLGDEFSMLDVAIAPLLWRLDHYGIDLGKAAAPLMKYAERIFSRQGFIDALTPSEKAMRK; encoded by the coding sequence ATGATGAACCTCTACTCGGGTACTACTTGCCCCTTTAGCCATCGCTGCCGCATTGTCCTGTTCGAAAAGGGCATGGACTTCCAGGTGATCGATGTCGACATGTTCAACAAGCCGGAAGAGATGGCGGCGATCAATCCGCACAATCGGGTGCCGGTGCTGGTCGAGCGTGATCTTGTCTTGTTCGAGCCGAACATCATCAACGAATACATCGACGAGCGTTTTCCGCATCCGCAACTGATGCCGGCCGACCCGATCATGCGCGCCCGCGCTCGCCAGTTGCTGGTTGGCATGGAACGCGAAATCTTCTCGTTCATGGAAGTGATCGAGAAGAACGGCAAGACCGCCGACAAGGCGCGTCAGGAAATCAAGGCTCGTTTGACCGAGATCGTGCCGATTTTCAACAAGCAGAAGTTCATGCTGGGCGATGAGTTTTCCATGCTCGACGTGGCCATTGCTCCGTTGCTGTGGCGTCTGGACCATTACGGTATCGACCTCGGCAAGGCTGCTGCCCCGCTGATGAAGTACGCCGAACGCATCTTTAGCCGTCAAGGGTTCATCGATGCGCTGACACCGTCCGAAAAGGCAATGCGCAAGTAA
- the nirB gene encoding nitrite reductase large subunit NirB — protein MSKPRLVLIGNGMAGVRTVEELLKIKPDHYDITIFGAEPHPNYNRILLSPVLAGEMTISEIVLNELEWYKENNIKLHTGKQIKTIDRVKRKVIAEDGTEEAYDRLLIATGSTPFMLPIPGNDLPGVIGYRDIKDTDEMIEAARLHKHAVVIGGGLLGLEAANGLKLRGMDVTVVHLGPWLLERQLDEVAGKMLQKSLEDKGLKFLLETQTEALIQGESGRVAAIRFKGGMQIPADIVVMAAGIRPNYALAESSGIYCNRGIVVNDTMQTYDPKVYAVGECVSHRGIAYGLVAPLFEQAKVAANHLAGYGIGRYTGSVTSTKLKVTGIDLFSAGDYMGGKDTEEIVLNDPYGGVYKKLVIKDNKLVGGVMYGDTADGPWYFQLLKDGRDIHDIRDQLIFGQSLVGDVGHAGKSKAADMPDSAEVCGCNGITKGVIVKAIKEKGLFTLDEVKKHTKAASSCGSCAGLVEQILASTIGGAYTPAASDKKPVCGCTEHSHKMVRDAILNQHLITKEAVFAALEWKTPNGCDKCRPAVNYYLISTWPHEAKDDPQSRFINERSHANIQKDGTYSVVPRMWGGLTTPNELRAIADAAEKYNVPTVKVTGGQRIDLLGVKKEDLPAMWADLNAAGMVSGHAYGKSIRTVKTCVGAEHCRFGTQLAMSMGVKLEKMLFDMYAPHKVKLAVSGCPRNCAEAGIKDVGIIGVDSGYEIYIAGNGGIKTEVAQFLCKVNSDEDVMEYSGAFLQLYRLEGWYLERTCHYLERVGMDYIKGKILEDEEGRKKLYAALLAELKDAKDPWATSREAGPIKQFIPITV, from the coding sequence ATGAGTAAACCTCGTCTCGTCCTGATCGGTAACGGCATGGCCGGTGTCCGCACCGTCGAAGAACTGCTGAAGATCAAGCCTGATCACTACGACATCACCATCTTCGGCGCCGAGCCGCACCCGAACTACAACCGCATCCTGCTTTCCCCGGTCCTGGCCGGTGAAATGACCATCTCCGAGATCGTTCTCAACGAACTCGAGTGGTACAAGGAAAACAACATCAAGCTGCACACCGGCAAGCAGATCAAGACGATCGACCGCGTCAAGCGCAAGGTCATCGCCGAGGACGGCACCGAGGAAGCCTACGACCGCCTGCTCATCGCCACCGGCTCGACCCCGTTCATGCTGCCGATTCCCGGTAACGACCTGCCCGGCGTCATCGGCTACCGCGACATCAAGGACACCGACGAAATGATCGAAGCCGCCCGCCTGCACAAGCACGCGGTCGTCATCGGCGGCGGCCTGCTTGGCCTGGAAGCCGCCAACGGCTTGAAGCTGCGTGGCATGGACGTCACCGTGGTGCACCTCGGCCCCTGGCTGCTCGAACGCCAGCTCGACGAAGTGGCCGGCAAGATGCTGCAGAAGTCGCTGGAAGACAAGGGCCTCAAGTTCCTGCTCGAAACCCAGACCGAAGCGCTGATCCAGGGCGAATCCGGCCGCGTCGCGGCGATCCGCTTCAAGGGCGGCATGCAGATTCCGGCCGACATCGTCGTCATGGCCGCCGGCATCCGCCCCAACTACGCGCTGGCCGAATCCTCCGGCATCTACTGCAACCGCGGCATCGTGGTGAACGACACGATGCAGACCTACGACCCGAAGGTGTACGCCGTCGGCGAGTGCGTCAGCCACCGCGGCATCGCCTACGGCCTGGTCGCCCCGCTGTTCGAGCAGGCCAAGGTCGCCGCCAACCATCTGGCTGGCTACGGCATTGGCCGCTACACCGGCTCGGTCACCTCGACCAAGCTGAAAGTGACCGGCATTGACCTGTTTTCGGCCGGCGATTACATGGGCGGCAAGGACACCGAGGAAATTGTCCTCAACGACCCCTACGGCGGCGTCTACAAGAAGCTGGTGATCAAGGACAACAAGCTGGTCGGCGGCGTCATGTACGGCGACACGGCCGATGGTCCGTGGTACTTCCAGTTGCTCAAGGATGGCCGCGACATTCACGACATCCGTGACCAGCTGATTTTCGGCCAGTCGCTGGTCGGCGACGTCGGCCATGCCGGCAAGAGCAAGGCCGCCGACATGCCGGACAGCGCCGAGGTTTGCGGCTGCAACGGCATCACCAAGGGCGTCATCGTCAAGGCGATCAAGGAGAAGGGCCTCTTCACGCTGGACGAGGTGAAGAAGCACACCAAGGCCGCGTCTTCCTGCGGTTCCTGCGCCGGCCTGGTCGAGCAGATTCTGGCTTCGACCATCGGCGGCGCCTACACCCCGGCCGCTTCCGACAAGAAGCCGGTTTGCGGCTGTACCGAGCATTCGCACAAGATGGTGCGCGATGCCATCCTCAATCAGCACCTGATCACCAAGGAAGCCGTGTTCGCGGCGCTGGAATGGAAGACGCCGAACGGCTGCGACAAGTGCCGCCCGGCGGTGAACTACTACCTGATCTCGACCTGGCCGCATGAAGCCAAGGACGATCCGCAGTCGCGCTTCATCAACGAGCGTTCGCACGCCAACATCCAGAAGGACGGCACCTACTCGGTCGTGCCGCGCATGTGGGGCGGCCTGACCACGCCGAACGAATTGCGCGCCATCGCCGATGCCGCCGAGAAGTACAACGTGCCGACCGTCAAGGTCACCGGCGGTCAGCGTATCGACCTGCTTGGCGTCAAGAAGGAAGACCTGCCAGCCATGTGGGCCGACCTCAACGCCGCCGGCATGGTTTCCGGCCACGCCTACGGCAAGTCGATTCGCACCGTGAAAACCTGCGTCGGTGCCGAGCACTGCCGCTTCGGCACGCAACTGGCGATGTCGATGGGTGTCAAGCTGGAAAAGATGCTGTTCGACATGTACGCCCCGCACAAGGTCAAGCTGGCCGTTTCCGGCTGTCCGCGCAACTGCGCCGAGGCCGGCATCAAGGACGTCGGCATCATCGGTGTCGATTCCGGCTACGAGATCTACATCGCCGGCAACGGCGGCATCAAGACCGAAGTCGCCCAGTTCCTGTGCAAGGTGAATTCCGACGAGGACGTCATGGAATATTCCGGTGCCTTCCTGCAGCTCTACCGCCTTGAAGGCTGGTACCTCGAGCGCACCTGCCACTACCTCGAACGCGTCGGCATGGACTACATCAAGGGCAAGATTCTTGAGGACGAAGAAGGCCGCAAGAAGCTCTACGCCGCGCTGCTGGCCGAACTGAAGGATGCCAAGGACCCGTGGGCCACCTCCCGCGAGGCCGGTCCGATCAAGCAGTTCATTCCGATCACCGTGTAA
- a CDS encoding formate/nitrite transporter family protein, with the protein MAYLAPTEFVTKMIDAGESKIFMSTRDTLIRAFMAGAILNLAAAFAVTVTVQTGMPLVGAMLFPVGFIMLYLLGFDLLTGVFTLCPLALIDKRPGVTMKGILRTWGLVFTGNFAGSLTVAVLMVIVWTFGFSEAPNAIAQKIGTIGEGRTVGYSAHGAAGMLTIFTRGVLCNWMVSTGVVCAMICTNVSGKIMAMWMPIMVFFFMGFEHSVVNMFLFPTGLMMGGNFTIMDYLIWNEIPTALGNLVGGLFFVGLTMYSTHVRTAPKRKAI; encoded by the coding sequence ATGGCCTATCTGGCACCTACCGAATTCGTCACCAAGATGATCGACGCCGGCGAATCGAAAATCTTCATGTCCACCCGTGACACCCTGATCCGCGCCTTCATGGCCGGCGCCATCCTCAATCTGGCCGCTGCTTTTGCGGTCACCGTCACTGTTCAGACCGGCATGCCGCTGGTTGGTGCCATGCTCTTCCCGGTTGGCTTCATCATGCTTTACCTGCTCGGCTTCGATCTGCTCACCGGGGTGTTTACCCTCTGCCCGCTGGCCCTGATCGACAAGCGCCCGGGCGTGACCATGAAGGGCATTCTGCGCACCTGGGGGCTGGTATTTACCGGCAACTTTGCCGGCTCGCTGACGGTAGCGGTGCTTATGGTCATCGTCTGGACCTTCGGTTTCTCGGAGGCCCCCAATGCCATCGCGCAAAAAATCGGCACTATCGGTGAGGGTCGTACCGTTGGCTACTCGGCGCACGGTGCGGCCGGCATGCTGACCATCTTTACCCGTGGCGTGCTGTGCAACTGGATGGTGTCGACGGGCGTCGTCTGCGCGATGATTTGTACCAATGTCTCGGGCAAGATCATGGCCATGTGGATGCCGATCATGGTCTTCTTCTTCATGGGCTTCGAGCACTCCGTCGTCAACATGTTCCTCTTCCCTACCGGCTTGATGATGGGCGGTAACTTCACGATCATGGATTACCTGATCTGGAACGAGATCCCGACTGCGCTTGGCAATCTTGTTGGCGGTCTGTTCTTCGTTGGCCTGACGATGTATTCGACCCACGTGCGTACCGCACCGAAGCGCAAGGCGATCTGA
- a CDS encoding cytochrome c1: protein MKKFLIALLFAPIMAFASGSTAHIDKWPGSVSDKAALQNGAKLFVNYCLNCHGASYLRYKNLLDLGLTEQQVKENLMFTSDKIGELMRVAARSDEQKLWFGATPPDLTIVARARGEAGNAAAGADWLYTYLRSFYRDENRPTGWNNVVFENVGMPHVLYGLQGQQVLNHETHKLELAVPGTMAPAEFDKSVSDLVGFMVWMGEPQQEFRRTLGFFVLAFLAVLFVVAYALKKEYWKDIH, encoded by the coding sequence ATGAAAAAATTCCTTATCGCATTGCTCTTCGCGCCGATCATGGCATTCGCCAGCGGCAGCACGGCCCACATCGACAAGTGGCCGGGCTCCGTTAGCGACAAGGCTGCATTGCAGAACGGCGCCAAGCTGTTCGTCAATTACTGCCTGAACTGCCACGGTGCTTCTTACCTGCGCTACAAGAACCTGCTGGACTTGGGTTTGACCGAGCAGCAGGTCAAGGAAAACCTGATGTTCACGTCCGACAAGATCGGTGAACTGATGCGGGTTGCCGCGCGTTCCGACGAGCAGAAGCTGTGGTTTGGCGCTACCCCGCCGGACCTGACCATCGTTGCCCGTGCCCGTGGCGAAGCCGGCAATGCCGCGGCTGGTGCTGACTGGCTCTACACCTACCTGCGTTCCTTCTATCGTGACGAAAACCGTCCGACCGGCTGGAACAACGTGGTGTTCGAAAACGTTGGCATGCCGCACGTCCTGTACGGTCTGCAAGGCCAGCAAGTGCTGAATCACGAAACGCACAAGCTGGAACTGGCTGTCCCGGGCACGATGGCACCGGCTGAATTCGACAAGTCGGTTTCCGATCTGGTCGGCTTCATGGTCTGGATGGGCGAGCCGCAGCAGGAGTTCCGTCGGACGTTGGGCTTCTTCGTTCTGGCCTTCCTGGCAGTCCTCTTCGTTGTTGCTTACGCACTGAAGAAGGAATACTGGAAAGACATTCACTGA
- a CDS encoding cytochrome b, with protein sequence MAAGNFEKYKSDGSLAGNALEWVDARFPATAMWKGHLSEYYAPKNFNFWYFFGSLALLVLVIQIVTGIFLVMHYKPDAALNANGVPVAFASVEYIMRDVPGGWLIRYMHSTGASAFFIVVYLHMFRGLLYGSYRKPRELTWLFGVGIFLCLMGEAFFGYLLPWGQMSYWGAQVIVNLFSAIPLIGGDLSLIIRGDFVVGDATLNRFFSFHVIAFPLVLIGLVAAHVLALHETGSNNPDGVEIKANKDENGIPRDGIPFHPYYTVKDIVGVIVFLMVFSAVMFWAPEGGGYFLETPNFYPADPLKTPPHIAPVWYFTPFYSILRAVTYPLFGLDAKFWGVVAMGASVVIFAFLPWLDRSPVKSIRYRGPIYKTLLTIFVICFFILGYLGTLSPSPMGELISQICSVFYFGFFLAMPWWSRMDKFKPVPDRVTFK encoded by the coding sequence ATGGCTGCTGGCAATTTCGAAAAATACAAGTCCGATGGCTCGCTGGCTGGTAACGCGCTGGAGTGGGTCGATGCCCGCTTCCCGGCGACTGCCATGTGGAAGGGCCACCTGTCTGAGTACTACGCCCCGAAGAACTTCAATTTCTGGTATTTCTTCGGCTCACTGGCGTTGCTGGTTCTGGTCATTCAGATCGTCACCGGTATCTTCTTGGTCATGCACTACAAGCCGGATGCAGCGCTGAACGCCAATGGCGTGCCGGTTGCCTTCGCTTCCGTTGAATACATCATGCGTGATGTGCCGGGGGGCTGGCTGATTCGCTACATGCACTCTACCGGTGCTTCGGCCTTCTTCATCGTGGTTTACCTGCACATGTTCCGTGGCCTGCTTTACGGTTCCTATCGCAAGCCGCGCGAGTTGACCTGGCTGTTCGGCGTAGGCATCTTCCTGTGCCTGATGGGTGAAGCTTTCTTCGGCTATCTGCTGCCTTGGGGCCAGATGTCGTACTGGGGCGCACAGGTTATCGTCAATCTGTTCTCCGCGATTCCGCTCATTGGTGGCGATCTCTCCCTGATCATCCGTGGTGACTTCGTGGTTGGTGATGCGACGCTGAACCGCTTCTTCTCCTTCCACGTGATTGCCTTCCCGCTTGTCCTGATCGGCCTGGTTGCTGCGCACGTTCTGGCACTGCACGAAACAGGGTCGAACAATCCGGATGGCGTCGAAATCAAGGCCAACAAGGACGAGAACGGCATTCCGCGTGACGGCATCCCGTTCCACCCGTACTACACGGTCAAGGATATCGTCGGCGTGATCGTCTTCCTGATGGTCTTCTCGGCAGTGATGTTCTGGGCACCGGAAGGTGGTGGTTACTTCCTGGAAACGCCGAATTTCTACCCGGCTGACCCGTTGAAGACGCCGCCGCACATTGCACCGGTTTGGTACTTCACGCCGTTCTACTCGATCCTGCGTGCTGTGACCTACCCGCTGTTCGGCCTCGATGCCAAGTTCTGGGGTGTGGTCGCCATGGGCGCTTCGGTTGTGATCTTTGCGTTCCTGCCGTGGCTGGATCGTAGCCCGGTCAAGTCGATCCGCTACCGTGGCCCTATCTACAAGACCCTGCTGACCATCTTCGTCATCTGCTTCTTCATCCTCGGTTATCTGGGCACGTTGTCTCCGTCTCCGATGGGCGAGCTGATATCGCAGATTTGTTCGGTGTTCTACTTCGGATTCTTCCTTGCTATGCCCTGGTGGTCCCGGATGGACAAGTTCAAGCCGGTTCCCGACCGTGTGACGTTCAAGTGA
- the nirD gene encoding nitrite reductase small subunit NirD: MSNWKLICPLEDIPQLGSRIVKPSTGGDIAIFRTSDDQVFAMHDKCPHKGGPLSQGIVHGKRVTCPLHGWNIGLEDGHAVAPDVGSCNTFQVKVENGDVYLAV, from the coding sequence ATGAGCAATTGGAAACTGATCTGCCCGCTGGAAGACATCCCGCAACTCGGCTCGCGCATCGTCAAGCCATCCACCGGCGGCGACATCGCCATCTTCCGCACCTCCGATGACCAGGTGTTTGCCATGCACGACAAATGCCCGCACAAGGGCGGCCCGCTGTCGCAGGGCATCGTTCATGGCAAGCGGGTGACCTGCCCGCTGCACGGCTGGAACATCGGCCTGGAAGATGGCCACGCGGTGGCGCCGGACGTCGGTTCGTGCAACACCTTCCAGGTGAAGGTCGAGAACGGGGACGTCTACCTGGCGGTTTGA